The nucleotide sequence ACCAGGCTCGCGATGTCCAGCCCGGTCTGGCGGCCGGGCAGCTTCGACATGACGTGGTTGGGGAACGAGTAGCAGCCCATGAACGAGCGCACGTCCTCCCAGACCGGGCCGACGACCGCGACCTTCCGGTCGCCGGGCGCCAGCGGCAGCACGCCGTCGTTCTTCAGCAGCACGATGGACTCGTCGGCCATCCTGCGGGCGATGCCCCGGTTGCCGGCGGAGTCGAGATCGCGGTCGGGCGCGTCGCCGCCGGCGGGCCGCCAGTCGGCGTCGAGCAGGCCGAGCTCGGCCTTCTGGGTCAGCGCCCGCAGCGCGGCGCGGTCGATGAGCTCCTCGGTGACGAGGCCGCGCTCGACGGCCTCCACCAGGTCGCCGTACGGGCCGGTCTCCGGCAGCTCGATGTCCATGCCGGCCCGCAGGGCCAGCGCGGCGGCCGTCGCGCCGTCGGGGGCGATCAGATGTGTGTGGGTGAGGAACGGGATGGCCCAGTAGTCGCTGACGACGGTGCCCTCGAAGCCCCAGCGGTCGCGCAGCACCTCCGTCAGCAGCCACGGGTCGGCGACCGACGGCACGCCGTCGATGTCGCAGTAGGAGTTCATCACCGACTTCACTCCCCCGGCCCGCACCGCCATCTCGAAGGGCGGCAGCATGACGTCCTCGAGCTCGCGGCGACCCATGGAGATGGGCGCGTGGTTGCGGCCGGCCCTGGACGCGGGGTAACCGACGAAGTGCTTGAGCGTGGCGTGCACGCCGGCACCCTGCAGGCCGCGCACGTAGGCGGTGCCGAGGCTTCCGACGAGGTACGGGTCCTCGCCGCAGGTCTCCTCGACGCGGCCCCAACGGTAGTCGCGGACGACGTCGAGCAGCGGGGAGAGTCCCTGCTGGACGCCGAGGGCGGCGAGGTCGGCGCCGATGGCGGCGGCCATCTCCTCGATCAGCTCGGGCCGCCAGGTGGCGCCCCAGGCGATCGCGGCGGGGTACACGGTCGCGCCGAGCGTCGTGATGCCGGTGAGGCATTCCTCGTGCGCGATCGGCGGGATGCCGAGCCGCGACGACTCCTGCACCTCGCCCACGCGGCGCGCCAACTCCGCGCGCCCCTCGGCGACGGTCACGGGGCCGGTGCCGAAGATGCGCGTCAGGTGGCCGAGCCCGTCGCGCGTGGTCTCCTCCCAGGAGACGGTGGCCATCGCCGACTCCATCGGCGCCACGTCGTGGTGCTCGACGTCCTCGGCGGCGGGCTCGTCGGCGCGGGGGCGGTTCCAGAAGGAGCCGAGCTGGCCGACCTTCTCGGCCAGCGTCAGCTCGCTCAGCAGGGCTGCGGCGCGCTCGGCCGGGGCCAGCGCGGTGTTGTTCCAGGGATGCATCGGGATTCCTTGGGAAGCGGGCCGGTCAGCCCTTGACGGCGCCCGACAGTCCGCCGACGATGCGGCGCTGCATGGCGAGGAAGAAGATCATGGCGGGGACCATCGACAGGCTGGTGAAGGCGAAGACGCCGGCCGTGTCGGAGGAGTACTGCGTCGAGTAGTCCGCGACGCCCAGCGGCAGCGTGCGCATGTCGCCCTGGAGCAGCAGCAGAGGCAGCAGATACGCGTTCCACGAATTGACGAACGCGAGCACGCCGACGGTGACGAGGCCCGGGCCGGACAGCGGCAGCATCATCCGCCAGAAGACCGTGATGCGGCCCGCGCCGTCGATGGACGCGGCCTCCTCGATCTCGGCGGGGATCTGCTGCAGGAACGGGCGCAGGATGACGATGGTCATCGGCAGCGCGAACGCCGCCTGGGGCAGCGCGACGCCGAACCACGTGTTGCTCATCCCCAGGTCCCTGGAGATGATGATGAACAGCGGGATGACGGCGACGGTCGCGGGGAACAGCAGGCCGAGCACGAAGACCATGTAGAGGGCCTCGCGGCCGCGGAAGCGGTAGCGCGACAGCGGGTAGGCCGCCATCAGCCCGCAGATCACCACGAGCGCGGTGGTCAGCAGCGCGATGGCCAGCGAGTTGAGGCCGTACGTCCAGAACCGGCCGTCGGCGAGCACGCGGGCGTAGTTGTCCCAGACCCACGGGTCGGGCATGCCGGCCGGGTCGGCGGCGAGCTGGGCATTGGTGCGGAAGCCGCCGAGGATCGCGTACAGCACGGGGCCGAGCGAGAACCCTGCGACGATCAGGATGACGAGCCAGACGAGCGGGTTGAAGCGCTTCCGGCGGGACGCCGTCCTCGCCGGCGCGGCGTGGGCGGGGGCGGTGAGCGTGGCAGTGGTCATCAGCGGGCCGCCTTGTCGGCGTAGTCGGGGTTGTCGCGTCGCAGGATGAAGCGCTGGTAGACCAGTGCGAGGGCGAGCGCGACGACGAACAGGATCACGGAGGCGGCGCCGGCGATGCCGTAGTTGGAGCGCCGGGTGCCCTCGTTGATGAGGAAGGTGGCCATGGTCATGGTCGAGTTGGCGGGGCCGCCCTTGGTGAGGATCCAGACCATGTCGAACAGCTGCAGCGAGCCGACCATGGACAGGAAGCCCCAGGTGCGCAGCGTGGGGCCGAGCAGTGGCAGCGTCACGTAGCGCTGCGTCTGCCACCAGGTGGCGCCGTCGATCTGCGCCGCCTCGTCGAGCTCGGCGGGCACTCCCTGCAGGCCGGCGAGGAACAGGATGATCGCCAGACCGAGGTACTTCCAGGTCAGGACGACCATGACGGTCCACATGGCGTACTTCGGGTCTCCGAGGAAGCCCTGTTCGGGACCCTGGATGCCGACCATGCCCAGGATGGAGTCGATCACGCCGTACTGGGGCTGCAGGAGCTGGAACCACACGACGCCGGCGATGACCTCGGCGAGCACGTAGGGGACGAAGACGATCATCCGGAGGATGCCCTGGAACCGCATCTTGCGGTTGAGCAGCAGAGCGACGGCGATGCCGACGGGCAGCTGGATCACGATGGACATCACGACGACGAACAGGTTGTTCAGCAGCGCGCCGACGAAGACGTCGTTGGTCAGGACCGACACGTAGTTCTTGAGGCCGACGAAGTCGACCAGCGGGCCGAAGCCCTTCCAGCGGAAGAACGAGAATTCGACGGCCCGGATCATGGGCCACACGATGAACATGAAGAACAGCACGAGGGCGGGGGCGGTGAAGCCGATCACCTCGAGTGCCATCCGCCAGTCGCGGGGTCGCCGGGTCCGGGCCGGGGAGGCCGGGCGCTGCTCAGAGCGCCCGGCCGCCGCGACGCCCGCACCAGTCGACTCGACAGTGGTGGGGGACGTCATCATCACTTCTCCGCGTCAGCCGCCTGCTGGGTGGCGTCCACGATGTCCTGCGGGGAGGCCTGGCCGGCGAACATCAGCGCGATCGCGTCGTTCATCGCGCCGCCGACCGACGTGCCGAACGCCGTGTCGAAGTAGAGCTGGACGCGGGCCGCGTTGTCGCGGACCTCGAGGAGGTCGGCAAGCGCCGGGTCGGTGACGTACTGCGAGGCGCTGGGGTTGGTCGGCAGGCCCATGTCATTCTCGGCGAACGTCTTCTGCACCTCGTCGGAGAGGAGGTACTTGATCAGCTCGGTCGCCTCGTCGGGGGCGTCCGCCGGGGAGGCCCAGGCGTCGCCGCCGCCGAGCGCGGAGGTCGGGTCGCCGGCCTGGCCGTCGAACGAGGGGAACGCGAACCAGCCGGTGGCGTCGCCCAGGCCCTTGCCGTCCTCGGTCAGGCCCTGCATCACGCCGGGCTCCCAGTGACCGGCGAGCTCCATGGCGACCTTGCCTGTCGCCAGCAGGCCGGAGGCCG is from Tessaracoccus palaemonis and encodes:
- a CDS encoding glycoside hydrolase family 3 N-terminal domain-containing protein, yielding MHPWNNTALAPAERAAALLSELTLAEKVGQLGSFWNRPRADEPAAEDVEHHDVAPMESAMATVSWEETTRDGLGHLTRIFGTGPVTVAEGRAELARRVGEVQESSRLGIPPIAHEECLTGITTLGATVYPAAIAWGATWRPELIEEMAAAIGADLAALGVQQGLSPLLDVVRDYRWGRVEETCGEDPYLVGSLGTAYVRGLQGAGVHATLKHFVGYPASRAGRNHAPISMGRRELEDVMLPPFEMAVRAGGVKSVMNSYCDIDGVPSVADPWLLTEVLRDRWGFEGTVVSDYWAIPFLTHTHLIAPDGATAAALALRAGMDIELPETGPYGDLVEAVERGLVTEELIDRAALRALTQKAELGLLDADWRPAGGDAPDRDLDSAGNRGIARRMADESIVLLKNDGVLPLAPGDRKVAVVGPVWEDVRSFMGCYSFPNHVMSKLPGRQTGLDIASLVETLPAALGGEVSFAPGCGFTDGTDAQLDEAVALAASADLAIVTVGDIAGLFGIGTSGEGCDVEDLRLPGRQGELVERVLATGTPVVLLLVTGRPYALGEYADRTAAIVSAFMPGVEGAAAITAVLTGETNPSGRLPIAFPALRGGQPGTYLNPLLGWVSDGISNLDPRPLYPFGHGLSYTSFEHGDLVASVDSMDVEGAVDVSVTVTNTGERDGSDVVQLYLEDPWAEVVRPLKQLVGFAKVDVPAGEARRVTFSVHADRTSFTGVDRRRIVEPGEIRLSIGRSSEDRGEPVSVEITGQRRVVGEGRVLTTPVAVEVLGG
- a CDS encoding carbohydrate ABC transporter permease, whose product is MTTATLTAPAHAAPARTASRRKRFNPLVWLVILIVAGFSLGPVLYAILGGFRTNAQLAADPAGMPDPWVWDNYARVLADGRFWTYGLNSLAIALLTTALVVICGLMAAYPLSRYRFRGREALYMVFVLGLLFPATVAVIPLFIIISRDLGMSNTWFGVALPQAAFALPMTIVILRPFLQQIPAEIEEAASIDGAGRITVFWRMMLPLSGPGLVTVGVLAFVNSWNAYLLPLLLLQGDMRTLPLGVADYSTQYSSDTAGVFAFTSLSMVPAMIFFLAMQRRIVGGLSGAVKG
- a CDS encoding carbohydrate ABC transporter permease, which gives rise to MTSPTTVESTGAGVAAAGRSEQRPASPARTRRPRDWRMALEVIGFTAPALVLFFMFIVWPMIRAVEFSFFRWKGFGPLVDFVGLKNYVSVLTNDVFVGALLNNLFVVVMSIVIQLPVGIAVALLLNRKMRFQGILRMIVFVPYVLAEVIAGVVWFQLLQPQYGVIDSILGMVGIQGPEQGFLGDPKYAMWTVMVVLTWKYLGLAIILFLAGLQGVPAELDEAAQIDGATWWQTQRYVTLPLLGPTLRTWGFLSMVGSLQLFDMVWILTKGGPANSTMTMATFLINEGTRRSNYGIAGAASVILFVVALALALVYQRFILRRDNPDYADKAAR